A region of the Coriobacteriia bacterium genome:
TTGCGGAAGTCGGCGATCGCGCGGTCGTTGTCGTCGAGGGCGTCGTAGACCTGGCCTCTGCCGTAGAGGCACAGGTAGAGCACCTCGTTCTGACCGGTGACGATGATGCCCCTGCGCTTGCGCTCCTTCACGTACCTGTCGTACTCGGAGTTCGTGAACTTCTCGAGAGCGTTGTAGGCTCTCAGTGCCTCGTCATAGCGCTTCGCGATCCTGAGTATGTCGGCCTCGGTCAGGTCGATGACCGGCGAGTGCTCGATCTCTCTGGCCTGATCGAGCGCGCGCATGGCGTCGTTGAACCGGCCGGACTGGTTGTACGCGAGCGCCAGCCTGGCCCAGTTCTGCATGTCCTTCGGGTTCTCCTTCACGGCGACCTCGTCCATGGTCACCGCCCTCTCCAGCCCGGTGCGGGGCGCGCCGCGCATCGACAGCGTGTAGAGGACGAGCGAGATACCGCTCGCGAGGAAGACGACGAGGAGCATGAGCGCGACGCGAAGCAGCCATGCGTCCTGCCAGTCACGATGCGGCCGGACGTCGTAGCCGTCGTCGTAGTACTCGTCGTTCCCCTCGTCAGGCTCGTATGGTGCGCGTTCGTCGGTCACTATTATCGAGCTCCTTGTCGCCTTTCGGCCCGCGTGTCCGCGGCCCTACTGGATCCTCCGCACATGGCAGTGCGCGCAATATGACGGCTTGTGGCATGCGAAGCAGGGCTCCGTGCCGGTCTGCCGGACGATGCCGGGATGCTGAGGCAGCCACGGATACCGCGGGTCCGCCTGTTTGTGATGACAGGCGTTGCAGAACTCCTTGCCGCCCGCGACCGTACCGTGACACCTCAGGCAGACATCGGTCCTTGTCTTGCCGAGCGTCCCGTGACCGCGCGTGAATCCCTCGGGGTGCGGCATGAGCAGCCCGTGGCACGCCGTGCAGAACGCCGGCTCATCGTGACACATCTTACAATACTCCGGGCGTTCCTTCTTGAGGTCGGCGTGCCCTCGTGAAGCGGAGCCGATGCCGCCCTTCGTGTAGAAGCCCGGCACGAGGTGGCTGAGAGGCTTGAGCTCGAATCCCTTGGGGTGACACGTCGAGCAGGCGCCGGGGGCCTTGGAGCCGGTCCCGCGCCCGTGACAGCGGACGCATCCCTCCATCGTGGCGAAGTCCTCGTGCTTGCGGTTGCCCGGGAGCTTGAGGGTGAAGTCCTCACGATGCGCGACGCGGTTGTGGCACATCGCGCACGTGATGCCCTTCTTGGCGTGGACGTCGTGGTCGATGATCACGCCCCTCGAGGGCGTGACGCGCCGCTTGCCGGAGTGGCACTGCGTACACTGCCTGGAAGGCATCTCCTCGCTCTGCGCGAGTTCGGACTCCGGGTTCAGCGGCAGGGAGTAGCGATCGGTGACCGTGAGGTAGAGCTCACCGACCTTCTTCGACTTGTCGATGAGGAACGTCACAGGGTCGGCGCCGGCCGGTACGTGACACGCGATGCACGAGACCTTGTCGTGGGAGGAGTGGTTGTACGCCACGATCGTGTCGTCCTGGACCTTGTGACAGGCGTTCGCGCAGAACCAGCGGCTCGACGCCACCGCGAGCGCGGTCATCACGAGCGGGACGAGCAGCAGGACGACGACTCCCGCCGTCAGGATGTACCTCGGACGGCGCGCAGGGTCGGTGAAGCCATCGAGTGGGTTGCGCACGGGTGGTCTCTCGCGTCCCTAGTCGGTGACGCCGATGCGGGTGTGACACTCGAGACAGAGAGCGTCGTGGCCGCTCGGGAACGGGAGCATGAACGTGAAGACGGTACCATGCGGGTCGTGGCACGTCGAATAGCACGAGAGGGTCCGGCGCGCTCGGACGTCCCAGCCGACAGCGGGATGCGTGTTGTTCGATGTGAAACGCACGTTATGGCAGGTCATGCATAGTGCGGTGTTCTCAAGGCGCAGGATCGGCGTGTAGTCCGAGCCGTGCGGCGTGTGGCAACGGATGCACAGCGCCTTGCCGTGCCCGGACTTCTGGTAGTTCGCCTCGATGCGCAGCGCATGACACTGGAAGCACAGGTCGTTGTCGCGAGCTATGACGAGCTTCTCGTAGTCGCTCGCATGCGGATCGTGACACGCGGCGCAGAGCACGAGCCCAGCGGCCTCGACGGGATGGTGGCTCGGCTTGAGGAAGTCGAGCCGAACGCCCGGATGGCAGCCGTAGCAGAGGTCCGGCTGCGCTGCACGGAGCAGTGGCAGGTCGTCGGACCCGTGCGGCTCGTGACAGCCGGTGCAATTGGCTTGCGAGAACGGTTGGTGCTGAACGGGCTTCATGCTCACACTGGCGACGGTGGGGTGGCACGTGAAGCACAGGTCGCGCTGGTCGAGCGCGAGGATCGCGCGGTAGTTCGATGCATGGGGCAGGTGGCAGTTCGTGCAGAACCGGCCGGCGAAGGGCGGATGCACCTGCTTGCGGGACATCTCGTCCCCCACGCGGTGACACGAGACGCACAGGTCGCGCTCGTCGTACTTGAGCAGGACGCGGTAGTCCGACGAATGCGGGTCGTGGCAGTTCGTGCAGTATCCCCTTTCGAACGGCGGGTGCTGGTAGGGCATGTTCTTCTCGGGACCGAGGTTCCCGTGACATATCCAACAGACCTGGTCGCGTGGTGCGGTCAGGACGGAGTCGGCCCCCTTAACGTTGGCGTACGACCGTTTGACCACTCCGCCCTTGCTCACGACCCCGAGCCGCCCGACAGGTGTCTTGTACACGGAGAACAACCACTGCAGCGGAAGCCACTGCATCGCCGTCTTCGTCTGCTGCCAGCGAGTGGACATCCCGCGGATGGTCTGCTTCTCCACGCGATCGCCGTGGGGGGTATGGCAGATGGTGCACTCCTTGTTCACCAGGGGCGAGTGGACGGAGGCCATCTTCATCTTCGCGATGAACTCGATGTGACACCGCAGACACGGCAGGTCCGAGGCGAGGGTCTTGACCGAGGTGGGGCCGCTCGCGATCCACGTGTCGACGAGCGTGGTGACCGCGCACATCGTGAGGAGCATCGCGATGAGTACGACCGTCAGCGACTTCCGGCGCCAAGGCCGGATACTTCCGTCGTCGATCTCGCCCTCTAGATCGAGGAGCGCGTCCTCCAGGTCGGTCACTGAACCTCCGCGGCATGTGCGTGCAGGCGCATGACAGCGCGCGATACCGCACGGCAGTATCGGCGCCTCCAGAATAGCACGCCGGAGAGGCTCGTAGACCCGTTCGGACGAGGGAACTTAACGTTCGTTCAGCGCCTCGCGTTGAACCAGCGGATCCTGTTCTTGACGACGTTGAACTCCAGATACGGGTGATCGTCGGTGTTCAGCGGCACCGTAGGATCGGTGAGGCTGTCCGCCATCGTCTGGACCGACTCGAACGGGTGGAAGGGGGTCTGCGCGAAGCCGTGATCGGCGAGGAGCGTGTCGACACGCCGGCCGACCTCATCCTGGTCGATCCGCTCGCCGCCCTTCACCCCGACCAGGAACAGCTCGTTCGAACCTACCGACGGGCTGTCCAGCGACCAGACGTAGGACTGAGGGAAGACCTCGTGGAACGTCTTGTACATCATCATGAAGTCGCGACGCTCGAGGAGGTACCTCGGCAGCCACTGGCAGAAGACGCCGCCATCGTTGATGTGCTCGCGCGCCAGAACGAAGAACTCCTCGGTGAAGAGATGCGAGACGCCGCTGTTCAGCGGCCAGCTCGGCTCCGAGGTGATGACGTCGAAAGTGCGCCGCGTCCTGTACAGGTAGTTGCGGCCGTCCGTGACGTGGAGATTCCAGCGCGGATCGTCGGAGAGCTCCCCCACGAAGAAGCGCGAGGCGGGCACGACCGCCGGGTTGATCTCGACGGTGTCGACGCGCACCAGCGGAAGCTCGAGCAGCGACTTCGACGTGTACCCTGTGCCGAGCCCGATCACGAGGGCCGAGTGCGGGTCTCGAGCCGCGGCGACGGGGAGGTACGCGAGCAAGTGGGTCGTCTGGCCGTCCTCCTTGTAGCTGGAGCCCTCGGTCATGCCGCCGTTGTGCAGGCTCAAGCCCCCGTCGGAGTCCTTCACGACCGCGACATCGCTGTAGACGCCCTCGCGACTGAAGACGGTCTTCATGCGCTTCGCCGCCTCGCGATACGACGCCAGGGAGTCCACGCGCCCGAGCCGATAGAACCCTAGGGCGACGGCCGGCTCGGGCAGGAAATGGCTCCCCGAGACCGCGACCGCGAGGATGGCCGCTCCGATGGCGACCCGCCGGGCGGCGATTGCGTTGCGCGTGGCCCACATCATCGCCCCCGAGACGGCCAGGTTGATGCCTGCTGCCACGAAGATCGTCCCGCGCACCCCGATGAACGGGATGAACAGGAACCCGGCGAGCAGGGACCCGGCTATCGACCCCAGCGTGTTGACCGCGTAGACGGAGCCCACTTGCCGACCGATGGCGTCCAGGGACGACGATGCGATCTTCGACACGACCGGGAAGGTCGCTCCCATGAGCGTCGTCGGACCGATCATCACGAGGAACGACAACGCCAGCTGGATCCCGAAGAAGAAGACGAACGACGGGTGCAAGGTGTTGTAGACGGTGAAGTAGATGGTCGGCAGTCCGCGGATAAGCGGGATGGAGAGAAGCCCGAACATCGCGATCCCGAACTCGAGCTTGGCGAAGAGCTCGCCGAGATCGCGTGAGGAATCGGCCCAGCGCCCTCCCAGGAAGCCCCCTAGGGAGAGACCGGACATGAACGCGCCGAGCATGATGGAGACGGCGTAGACCGTCGACCCGAATACCAGCGAGAGCTCGCGGGTCCAGACGACCTCGTAGACGAGAGCGGCCATGCCCGAGAACGCGAAGACGACCGTCACGAAACGGCGGAGCCGATCGGTAGGTGGTGCGTCGACCGCCAACGGGACCTCCGCTCTGCCGGAAGCACAAGGTCACCTAGTGCAACCATCATGCCGCCCTGCACGGTCCGCGTCCATCGGGCGAGAGGAAAGGGTCCGGGAAGCTCACGCTTCCCGGACCCCTGATACCGATCGGTCGGATCGGTCGTGCGGGATCCTACGGCCAGAACCCGTTCGCCGGAACGTTGACCAGGTGCTTGCCGCAGCTGGTGACGCAGTCGGTTCCGGCGCTCCAGGTCGTCATGTCGGCCTTCCACTGGAATCCGACGAGCACCAAGCGGTTCGGGTCGGCGTAGGGCAGCGTGTCGGCGGCCACGCCGAATGCCGCACCACCCTTCACGGCCGCACCGCTGCCGACCGCGCCACCGTACGTACGGCGCAGGAGACGCGGCCGGACCCATGCGTGAGGCACGCGGATGTGGCAGTCGATGCACGTGTCGCCCGCGCCTGCCCTGGTGTCATGGTTGGTGTGCGCACCAGCAGGCAGGTTGACGACGGTGGTCAACGGGTGACACTTGTCGCAGATGATCCGGTTATTGCCCGTGGCAGTCCAGTTAGACGCCGTCGGCGAGGAGTACTGGGAGGGCGAGTAGCCTTGCGCGATGGTGATCTTCACGTTCGCGCCCTGCGGACCGGCGAGCCACGTCCCGAAGTCGTGACAATCGGAGCAGAGCACAGGGGTGGCCGTGGTCGTGTAGCCGTTGGCGACCCAAGGCGTCGTACCGCCGATGCCGAAGGTGGCGTCCGCCGGGATAGGCCAGACCGTGGTCGTCGCGTTGAGGTTCGCGCTCTTCGGGAACCACACGCCCATCGAGTTGTGCCCGCCGCGGGACGGACCGTCCACGAACTCGTTCGCCGGATTCTTCCAGATGGTGCCCGTGGACAGATAGCTCACGGTGGTCGACACCGTCGGGACGTGCGCAGCGCTCGTGCCGCTCGACGCGCCGTTGTGGCACGAGGTGCAGCGGTGGTCCTTGTTCGTGATCGCGGCCGTGATCGAGGCGTTCGAGGAGTAGGAGCCTGGCGTGCCCTTGTTGTTGTGGCAGACGCCGCAACCGTCGGTGCCGCCGTTGCCGCCGTTCATGCTACGGCCGGCGCCGGTCGCGTTGATCGACGGAATGTACGCCGCCGGGCCGTGCTCGCGCACGAGATCGGAGAAGTGACAGCCGAAGCAGCCGACGTTCTTACCGAGCTTGTACGTCTGACCGGTCAGGATGCCGACCTGGGCGCCGAGCGCCATGCTGCCGTCGTGGGACGGCCCGTGGGCGGGCACCTTGTCGAGGTGGCAGCGACCGTCGGCGCACTTCGTCACGGTGTGCAGGTTCGTGTCGGCGTCGTCGTGGCAGACGTTGCATGAGGTCCGCTGGGCCGACATCGTCGTCCCGAGCGAGTGCCCACGGGCGATGTTGCCCACCGTGAAGCCGGTGTGGCAGCCGCCAGAAGCGCACGCCGTGTTCGACGCGTCGGCGCTGAAGTTGTGGCGCGTGCCGGTCGCCGTGGCGACGTTCGCCGCCGTGGTGTGTGTGGCTGATGTGCTTCCGTGGCATGCGCCGCAGGTGCGCGAGACCCAGTTGGTCTTCACGACCGCGGTCGAGTTCAGGGACGTGTCGTTGTGGCACTCCTCGCACGACATGTTCGGCGCCGTGTACCCGGTCTGCAGGGTCGCGTGCTCGGAGCGCAGATCGACGGTGGTCGTCACGCCGCGCGAGGCGAAGTGACAGTCGGCGCAGGTCTTCTTGTAGGTCGCACCCGCGGTCGTGACGTACGCGCCCATGCTGGCGGGCAGCGAGACGTGACTCGTCTCGGTGCCGTAGTAGTGCTGCGGATCGACCGGCGAGAAGAC
Encoded here:
- a CDS encoding tetratricopeptide repeat protein, which codes for MTDERAPYEPDEGNDEYYDDGYDVRPHRDWQDAWLLRVALMLLVVFLASGISLVLYTLSMRGAPRTGLERAVTMDEVAVKENPKDMQNWARLALAYNQSGRFNDAMRALDQAREIEHSPVIDLTEADILRIAKRYDEALRAYNALEKFTNSEYDRYVKERKRRGIIVTGQNEVLYLCLYGRGQVYDALDDNDRAIADFRKAAGIMPTDAEVWVEFAKLLVKDGRDKEAADAYRQALRYIPDYKPALDGLKRLGEE
- a CDS encoding NapC/NirT family cytochrome c — encoded protein: MRNPLDGFTDPARRPRYILTAGVVVLLLVPLVMTALAVASSRWFCANACHKVQDDTIVAYNHSSHDKVSCIACHVPAGADPVTFLIDKSKKVGELYLTVTDRYSLPLNPESELAQSEEMPSRQCTQCHSGKRRVTPSRGVIIDHDVHAKKGITCAMCHNRVAHREDFTLKLPGNRKHEDFATMEGCVRCHGRGTGSKAPGACSTCHPKGFELKPLSHLVPGFYTKGGIGSASRGHADLKKERPEYCKMCHDEPAFCTACHGLLMPHPEGFTRGHGTLGKTRTDVCLRCHGTVAGGKEFCNACHHKQADPRYPWLPQHPGIVRQTGTEPCFACHKPSYCAHCHVRRIQ
- a CDS encoding cytochrome c3 family protein; amino-acid sequence: MTDLEDALLDLEGEIDDGSIRPWRRKSLTVVLIAMLLTMCAVTTLVDTWIASGPTSVKTLASDLPCLRCHIEFIAKMKMASVHSPLVNKECTICHTPHGDRVEKQTIRGMSTRWQQTKTAMQWLPLQWLFSVYKTPVGRLGVVSKGGVVKRSYANVKGADSVLTAPRDQVCWICHGNLGPEKNMPYQHPPFERGYCTNCHDPHSSDYRVLLKYDERDLCVSCHRVGDEMSRKQVHPPFAGRFCTNCHLPHASNYRAILALDQRDLCFTCHPTVASVSMKPVQHQPFSQANCTGCHEPHGSDDLPLLRAAQPDLCYGCHPGVRLDFLKPSHHPVEAAGLVLCAACHDPHASDYEKLVIARDNDLCFQCHALRIEANYQKSGHGKALCIRCHTPHGSDYTPILRLENTALCMTCHNVRFTSNNTHPAVGWDVRARRTLSCYSTCHDPHGTVFTFMLPFPSGHDALCLECHTRIGVTD
- a CDS encoding fused MFS/spermidine synthase, yielding MAVDAPPTDRLRRFVTVVFAFSGMAALVYEVVWTRELSLVFGSTVYAVSIMLGAFMSGLSLGGFLGGRWADSSRDLGELFAKLEFGIAMFGLLSIPLIRGLPTIYFTVYNTLHPSFVFFFGIQLALSFLVMIGPTTLMGATFPVVSKIASSSLDAIGRQVGSVYAVNTLGSIAGSLLAGFLFIPFIGVRGTIFVAAGINLAVSGAMMWATRNAIAARRVAIGAAILAVAVSGSHFLPEPAVALGFYRLGRVDSLASYREAAKRMKTVFSREGVYSDVAVVKDSDGGLSLHNGGMTEGSSYKEDGQTTHLLAYLPVAAARDPHSALVIGLGTGYTSKSLLELPLVRVDTVEINPAVVPASRFFVGELSDDPRWNLHVTDGRNYLYRTRRTFDVITSEPSWPLNSGVSHLFTEEFFVLAREHINDGGVFCQWLPRYLLERRDFMMMYKTFHEVFPQSYVWSLDSPSVGSNELFLVGVKGGERIDQDEVGRRVDTLLADHGFAQTPFHPFESVQTMADSLTDPTVPLNTDDHPYLEFNVVKNRIRWFNARR